In bacterium BMS3Abin02, one DNA window encodes the following:
- the ybaN gene encoding inner membrane protein YbaN, whose translation MAEVSPRRLVRVVYLVLGIFFLGLGIVGVVLPLIPTTFPIILAGFFFARSSERFDRWIVNHRLFGPLISDWRAGRGFSVRTKALAITAIALTFTVSIVWVIEHAAIRIGLVLLAVAISTYILWLPTKQVEDV comes from the coding sequence GTGGCCGAAGTGAGCCCCCGCCGTCTTGTCCGCGTCGTCTATCTCGTGCTGGGCATCTTTTTCCTCGGTCTCGGAATCGTGGGCGTGGTGCTGCCGCTGATCCCGACCACGTTTCCGATCATCTTGGCGGGGTTCTTCTTCGCTCGATCCTCCGAGCGTTTCGACCGGTGGATCGTCAACCATCGCCTGTTCGGTCCGCTGATCAGCGACTGGCGGGCAGGACGGGGGTTCAGTGTCCGGACCAAGGCCCTCGCGATCACCGCGATCGCCTTGACGTTCACGGTTTCGATCGTATGGGTGATCGAGCACGCCGCTATCCGAATAGGGCTCGTTCTGCTGGCGGTCGCCATCAGCACCTACATCCTGTGGCTGCCGACCAAGCAGGTTGAAGACGTGTAG